From Bradyrhizobium sp. 4:
GCCGCACGCTCGGCCTCGAGTTGGACACCGGCAAACAAAAAACGGCGGGGAAATAACCCCGCCGTTCAAATGCGTCCTCGTGAGAGGCGCAGAATTTCACATGCCGATGTCGAACACGTTCGGCAATTGGCCCGCCAGAGGCAGCGCGGTGGCGCCCAGGAAGGTCGCCACCATCGCCATCAGGCGACGGTTGTTCTGGCGCTTGCCGCGCATCTGGCCGGCGATCCACTCGAGCATTTCGCTGTTGACCTTGGAGGCATAGGACGGCGCCCACCCCTCGATATCGGACTCGGCCGACAGCGCGACGCTACGCGGCGGCACCTTCAGGCCGGAGGCGCTCGCCGCATAATGGGCGACCGCCTTGGCCAGCAAATCGTCGAACCGGCCACCATCGGTGCGCTCGGTCGCAGCTTCGTTGATCTCGAACAGCGCTTCGGCTTCAGCACGGCTGACCGGCTGGTCGTTGACAGCCGAGGCGGTGAGAATGCGGACGCACCAGGCGGTGTCATCGGCATCGAGCGAGCGGGAGAAGTGCACCCTTCCCTTGGTGGTCGGGCCTTCGCCCGTGATCACGCCGTCGCGCACGATGGTCAGTGCATGGGCCGAGGTATCGCGGCAGGACGGTTCGAGGGACGGCGACTCAACAGACTTATGCGCAGCGGCAGACATAGTTCACTTCCAGATTTCTTCTGATCGGCCAGCATTTTCATGCCGGCGTAAAGGGGTGGTTAATGATTCGGTACGGGGATCGCGACTTTTCGAGATAGTTGCCAATTGGTCGCTGTCAGGACCATTTTGGTTCTGGGAAGCGACGGGCGAGCGTGATGGAAGTCATAAAAGGCTTTCTCGGGGCAATCACGCCCGTATAGCCCCGGTGGAGATGTTTCGCCGCAGGCGCCGCTGTAACAAAAAGGTGCTAGGAAATCAGGCCTTCAAAGAAGGAATTCACATTTTACTTGAAGCGGTTCAGTTAGCGTTCACTTGGGATCGCGAAGACCTTATAATGGTCATGACGGTCAAAGATGAATTCTCAAGTAAATTCAATAGCATGAGGTAGAACCATGACACTTCCGATCGGCGCCACCGCCCCCGATTTCGAAGCCGAGACCACCGAAGGGAAGATCAAGTTCCACGACTGGATCGGCAATAGCTGGGCGCTGCTGTTCTCGCACCCGAAGGACTTCACGCCGGTTTGCACGACCGAGCTCGGCGCGCTCGCCAAGCTCAAGCCGGAATTCGACAAGCGCGGCGTCAAGCTGATGGGCCTCTCGGTCGATCCGGTCGATCGCCACGCCAAATGGTCGGAGGACATCAAGGAGACGCAAGGTGCGGCCCCGAACTATCCGATGATCGGCGACACCGATTACAACGTCTCCAAGCTGTACGGCATGCTGCCGGCCGCGATCTCGGGCGATCCCCTCACCCGCACCGCCGCTGACAACCAGACCGTCCGCAACGTCTTCATCATCGGGCCGGACAAGAAGATCAAGTTGGTGCTGGTCTATCCGATGACGACGGGCCGGAACTTCCAGGAGATCCTCCGCGTCATCGACTCGCTCCAGCTCACCGCCAAGCATCGCGTCGCGACCCCGGCCGACTGGTCGCAGGGCGACGACGTCATCATCGCGGGCTCGGTCTCCAATGACGAGGCCAAGACGATCTACCCGCAGGGCTGGAAGGAGCCGAAGCCCTACATCCGGATCGTGCCGCAGCCGAAATAACCCAACTGTCATTCCGGGCGATGCGTCAGCATCACCCGGGATGACGATGTCAGCTCTTACGCCGCGCGCACGCGTTCGAGGAAGCCCTCGACCTCAGCTTTCAGATGCAGGCTCTCGCCCGACAACGCCTGGGCGGAGGCAAACATCCGGCTGGACGTCTCACCCGTCTCGTTCGCACCCTCGGCGGCCTGACGGACGTTGACGGCGACATCGGCCGTGCCCGATACCGCCGCGCGAACGCTGGCGACGATGTTCTGGGTCGCGCTCTTCTGCTGCTCGACCGCCGCCGAGATCGAGCCGGCGATGCCGCTGATGCGCTCGATGGTCTGGCTGATCGCCTTGATGGCGACAACCGATTCCTCGGTCGCAAGCTGCATGCTGGCGATCTGGTTCGAGATCTCGTCGGTCGCCTTCGCGGTCTGGCCGGCGAGCGTCTTGACCTCCTGGGCCACCACGGCAAAACCGCGGCCGGCATCGCCCGCGCGCGCGGCCTCGATGGTCGCGTTCAGCGCCAGCAGATTGGTCTGCTCGGCGATCGAGGTGATCAACTTGACAACATCGCCGATGCGCGCGCCTGCCTCGGAGAGCTGCGCGATGCGGTGATCGGTTGCCTCGGCCTGCCGCACGGCCTCAGCGGAAATGACGTTCGATTCCTGCACCCGCCGGGTGATTTCGGAGATCGATTGAGACAGCTCGTCCGAGGCCGACGCCGCCGAACGCACGTGCTCGGAGGCATTTTCGGAAGCTCCGGCCGAGCGCGCCGACAGATCGGCGGTGGAGCGCGCGGTGTCGGTGAGCTGCCGCGCCGTCCGCTCGAATTCCCCTGACGATGTCAGCACCTTGTCGAGAATGCCGCCGACCCCGCCACGGAACTCCTCGACGAAATTGCGCAGCTCGGATTTGCGCTGCTCGGCGGCTGCGGCCGAAGCCGCCGCCTGCTCGCTGCGCATCCGCGCCCGCTCCTGCGAATTGCTCCTGAACACCGCGACCGTGCGGGCGATCTCGCCGATCTCGTCGGCGCGATTTTCGCAATCGATCTCGACATCGCTCTGGCCTTCGGCGAGCGCGGTCAGCGAGCGCGTGACCGAGGTGAGCGGCTTGGTGACACGGCGGACGACCAGCAAGGTCAGGACCAGCACCAGCAACGCGGCGAGGCCGGCGGCAGCCGCCATGCTCTCGATCGTCTGGGCCAGCATGCTCTCGAACTGGGCCATCGGGATGCCGACATAGAGGATGCCGGCGACCTTGCCGCTGGCGTCGGCGACCGGGAAATAGGCGGTCATGAAGGACTTGCCGAACAGGGTGGCCGGGCCCTTGTAGGCCTCGCCACGACGCAGCAGCGCCTGCGCCGGGTGATCGGCGGCAAGCTGGGTCCCGACGGCACGGTCGCCATTTTCCTTTTTCACGTTGGTCGAGCGCCGCACGAACTGCCCGCTCGCATCGTCGAACACGAACAGGGTCGCGTTGCCGCCGAC
This genomic window contains:
- a CDS encoding peroxiredoxin; protein product: MTLPIGATAPDFEAETTEGKIKFHDWIGNSWALLFSHPKDFTPVCTTELGALAKLKPEFDKRGVKLMGLSVDPVDRHAKWSEDIKETQGAAPNYPMIGDTDYNVSKLYGMLPAAISGDPLTRTAADNQTVRNVFIIGPDKKIKLVLVYPMTTGRNFQEILRVIDSLQLTAKHRVATPADWSQGDDVIIAGSVSNDEAKTIYPQGWKEPKPYIRIVPQPK
- a CDS encoding Cache 3/Cache 2 fusion domain-containing protein, with the translated sequence MYGRATAKFLPQFKLGTKALLCAVLLIAMNTALVVGAGYWSLSSAFNDRALRDIGVSLRTLALAFAEIVPDAKITMRDGAVARAEIPKMPDFKDHAIVDRAVSYVGGNATLFVFDDASGQFVRRSTNVKKENGDRAVGTQLAADHPAQALLRRGEAYKGPATLFGKSFMTAYFPVADASGKVAGILYVGIPMAQFESMLAQTIESMAAAAGLAALLVLVLTLLVVRRVTKPLTSVTRSLTALAEGQSDVEIDCENRADEIGEIARTVAVFRSNSQERARMRSEQAAASAAAAEQRKSELRNFVEEFRGGVGGILDKVLTSSGEFERTARQLTDTARSTADLSARSAGASENASEHVRSAASASDELSQSISEITRRVQESNVISAEAVRQAEATDHRIAQLSEAGARIGDVVKLITSIAEQTNLLALNATIEAARAGDAGRGFAVVAQEVKTLAGQTAKATDEISNQIASMQLATEESVVAIKAISQTIERISGIAGSISAAVEQQKSATQNIVASVRAAVSGTADVAVNVRQAAEGANETGETSSRMFASAQALSGESLHLKAEVEGFLERVRAA